From the genome of Candidatus Methylomirabilis tolerans:
GCTCGGGTTCCGCCTCGGCGCTCTCTTCTTCCTGTTGGGGCGCAGGTGATCCCGCCGCCTTGGGCTGCTCCGCCTCATCCACGACCTCGATGTCCATCTCATCAAAGAGATTGAGAATCTTGTCAATCTGGTCGCCGGAGGTGACCTCTTCCGGTAAGAGGCTATTCACCTCATCATAGGTCAGGTAACCCTTTTTCCGCCCAAGCGACACCAGCGGCTTGATCCCTTCTTTAACAGCGTCCTGCGCTGTCGTCGTCGGCTTCTTCGCATTTTTGGAACCGGCATTGCTCCGAGAGCTCTTTGCCGGCGAGACAACCGGCGTCGCCTCCGCCTTATCCTGTTTGCTCAAGACAACTTGCTTGCGCACCGCACGAAGAGGGCTCGTCGCCTGACTATGCGTGCTCCATCGAGTGGCCTTCGACGGTCGTCTTGGCTTATGTGCATTTGCCATACTGTCTCCCTTTTACAACCAGCAATCAGCGTTCAGATATCAGCTATGAGCTATCTCGATGTTCTGTGATACTGTCCGGACGCATGGGGTCGGTCGCGGCTGAGCGCAAGAAACTGGGCCTGCAGGTGTGCAACCGTCGCATGATCGCCCGCTCGTTCGGCCACTTCCATCTGTCGCCGAAGTTGCTCACCCTTCTCACGCTCACGCCTGACTGTGATGCGCGTCAGATAATCGGAAAGAGCCTGCTCGATCGCCTCCTCCCCGTCGTACTCCCCGAGATCTGTTGCCAACAGTCGCGTGAGTACCCGCTGCGCCTCCGGTTCTACCATGGTGAGAGAGATCGCGCGACGGCCTGTCTCCGGTCCCATGATCGCATGCTGAAAGATCTTGCGAAGCGTCTGATCCTCCAACTCCTCCGGCCGTACGCTCTCCCGCACGCGAGAGGCCGCGCCGGAATGGTGGAGCGCCAAGTGGACGAGTTTCCACTCTATGGACGGCAACCCTTTCGGTTGCAGCGTCAACGGCATTGTGTCCCGCCTGTGGCCTTTCACGTGAAGATTGAGTTCACGAACAATGGCGTCATTGGAGAGAGACACCCGACGCGCAAGCTTTTCCATGTAACGCTGTCGCGTGATCTCGTTATCGACGGCGCCCAAGAGGGGTAGAACGGCATTCACCGCTTCAGCCTGGCCTTCGGGGCTGGTCAGATCGAACCCCGAGACCTTTCGATCGAGCAGGAACTCCATCAGATCCTTTGACTGCGTCAACGCATCGGCGAAGGCCGAGGGGCCGCGATTCCGCAGAAAACGATCAGGATCTTCTCCGTCCGGGAGCAGGATGACCCGCCAGTCGAGCCCGCTGTTGAGTAAGCTTTCGACGCAACGTCTCGCCGCGGCGATTCCGGCCGGGTCCGGATCGAACACCAACACCGCCCGCGACGCATACCGGCGGAGCAGGGCAATCTGTTGGGCTGTCAGCGCAGTGCCCAGGACCGCCACGGTGTGTTGCATGCCATGAACGTGCAGCGCGATCAGGTCGAAATATCCTTCTACCACAACGGCCGACCCCCGATCGCGGATGGCGGATGCGGCAAGGTGGAGGCCGAAAAGGTGCGCCCCCTTCTTGTAGATGGGCGTTTCCGGAGAGTTCATGTACTTCGGGAGCGAATCATCGAGGACGCGCCCACCAAAGGCAATCACTTGACCCGTCGAATCGGAGATCGGGATCATCAGTCGGTTCCGGAATCGATCATACGCCCCGCTTCCATCCTTGCGCGGCAGCGCCAGCCCTGCCTCCTCTACCTGTTTCTTGGAGAATCCCTTACGCACCAGGTGGCGAAGGAGCCCGTCCCAGGAAGCCGCCGCGTACCCGAGCCCGAACTGCTCGACCGTCGAATCCGGAATGCCCCGGTTCTTGAGATACCCACGGGCAGTTGCCCCGACCGTCTGGTGCTGGAGTTGGTGGCGAAAGAAATCCGCCGCCGTCTTGTGAATCTCCAGGATTCCCAGGCGCGCTCGTTCGCTTTGTCCTGTCTCGCTTCCGGCGTGTGCGCGGAGGCGCGCCGGCAGGCTGATTCCGGCTCGGTCGGCCAGCGATCGGATCGCCTCCGGGAAGTTGAGGTGTTCCTGTTTCATCAGAAAACCGATCGCATCTCCGCCCTCCCCGCAGCCAAAACAGTGAAAGATCTGGCGCTCCGGGTTGACAGTGAAGGAAGGAGTTTTCTCGTTATGAAAGGGACACAGGGCCTTATAATGACGCCCGGCAGGCTTTAGCGGGAGGTATCTACCGATAAGCTGTACGATGTCGGTGCCGGCCAGCACCTGGGAAACCGCCTCCTCCGAGATCAGTCCGCTCATCCTTTTATGCCGCTCCGCTCATGGACGCACCGTGAGGGTACAACTCTACGATGGTGACGCCGATCCCTCCCTCCCGATAGTCGGCTATCCGAAAGCTCTCGACCAGCGGGTGATCCTGAAGTAGCTCCGCCACGGTCTTTCTGAGGATTCCTGAACCTTTTCCGTGGACGATTCGAACGGTGGGAAGTCCGATGACGAATGCATCTCCAACATACTGATCAAGACGCCGAGCCGCTTCAGTCGCATCGCACCCGATCAGGTTCAATTCGCTCTTTACGTCCTCTTTTGTTCTGGATAGCCGGATCGGCCTGCTTGTTGTATCCTTCCCGGAGCCACTCCGGGACACAACCGCTTCCAGAGGGACTCTCACCTTCCCCAGGGGAAGCCGAATCTCCACGATGCCGGCAGGCGAAGGTTTTCCCGTCACGATCCCACGTTGCCCGATCCCCTTGATCACAACCTCTTGCCCATCGTGAACCGAAGCGGCGCCGACACCACTTGTCATAGGCTCCGAATCGATGACGTCGCTGAGCGTGGCCTTCGCCTGTCGCTCCAGGTCGACGAGGTGCCGGCGCACCTCTTTCACCGACTGGTCGCGCGCCTGCGCCGACCTAAACTCCCGGAGGAGTCTCTCGATCTCCGCTCGAGCGTCGGCGACGGCCCCCTCGGTCTGTTGGACGGCCAGACGGTACAGTTGCTCGGCCTCGGCCCTTGCCGAGGCCCGTCTCTCCTCGGCCTCGTTGCGCGCCTTGGCCGTCTCGGCAGCCTCGTGGGTCAGTGCCTCGCGCTCTATAGCGAGGCGTTGCTGCTCAGTCTCCAGTTGCTCCAGCAGCAGTCGTAACGGATCACGTCCCTCGCCAAGCAGCCTCTCGGCCCGCTGAATGACGTTCGGCGGCAACCCGACCCGAGCGGCAATCGCCAAACCATGGCTGCGACCGGAAAGTCCAATTAATAATTTATACAGTGGTCTCAAGGTGTCAAGGTCGAACTCGACGCAACCGTTTTCGATTCGAGGGTGCGAATAGGCATAGGCCTTGATAGCGTCCAGGTGCGTGGTCGACACGATCAGCGCCCCCCGCTCCAGCAGCGCCTCAAGGATAGCAATTCCCAGACACGCTCCCTCGACCGGGTCGGTGCCGGCGCCTAACTCGTCCAACAACACCAGGGTTCCAGGGCGCGTCGCGCCGAGGATTCGCCGAATCTGACCGATGTGGGAGGAAAAGGTGCTCAGGCTTTGCTCGATACTCTGCTCATCCCCAATGTCCGCCAGGACTCCACTGAAAAAGGGGATCTCGGAGTCCGGCGAGGCCGGCAGGTGAAGCCCTGCCTGCGCCATCAGCGACAGCAGGCCCGCAGTCTTCAAGGCGACGGTTTTGCCGCCGGTATTCGGCCCGGTGATGAGCAGCGCATCAAAGCCGTCTCCTAGACGCAGATCGATCGGGATGGTCCGGCTCGTCCCAGCCGCTTGCATCTGTTCCAGCAAGAGCGGGTGTCTGGCCTCTCGCAGTACCAGGGGACCCGCGTCTTTCAGGGAGACGGGCGCGCAGTGAAGCGTATCGGCAAATTGCGCTGCGGCGGATCGGACGTCCAGCTCAGCCGCGAGCAGCATCGTGGAAAGTACCGTGTCCGCCTTGGAGCGGAGAGACGCCGTGAGTGCCGCCAGCACCCTTCGGATCTCCTCCTCTTCAGACCGTTGCAGCAGCCGTAGATGGTTATTAAGCTCGACGATCTCCTGGGGCTCCAGGAAGATGGTGGCGCCACTGATGGATCGATCCTGGACGACACCCTTCAGGACGGTCCGATAGTTCGGTTTGACAGGAATCACGTACCGCTCGTTTCGAATGGTCACGAGCGATTCGGCGATATAGGGCTGGAGAGAAGACGCCGTCAGCAAGGACTGCAATCGAGCATGGATCAGGTTGCGGAGTTCATGGAGCCGAAGCCGAAGTTGGCTGAGCCTCCGGCTGGCGGTATCTTTGACCTCTCCGGCGGCGTCGATCGCTGCGTGAATCGCCTCTACCAGGTCGGGATGACCATCGAGTCGGGAGGCAATGGTATGAAGCTGCGGGCACAGGTCTTTGAGGCGGGCGATCGCGCGACGGATCGTCGTCGCCGCTTCGAGCGATGTGGCGATCCTGACAAGATCCAGTGTCGTGAGGATGGTCCCTTCAGGCCGAGATCGCCGAACTGATTCCCTGATATCGAACAGTTGGTCAAACGGAAGTGCGGCTTCTCTGGCCAGCAGCGCCCGGAACTCCTCAATCTCATTCCGGACCTTCCTGGCTTCCTCCAGCGTGGGAAGAGGGTGAATACCCTGCGCTAATTCCCTTCCAGCCGGCGATCCGGCCTTCGCGGCTATTCTCGCCTGGATAGCGGGCCACTCCAGGACTTCGAGGGTATGCTGGTCAACCTGATTCATTTGACGCAGGGTTCTCCGGATATTCAGGAATTACGAGAAACACACAGGGGACTCGACATCGAGTCCCCTGAACGACCCACCCCAGCACGGGGGGACACTTGCGATGAGATGATGGTGCGGTCATTCCCGATGCGTCAATGCCTCCTTGACCATCTGGCTGGCCACCTTCCCATCAGCCCGGCCTGAGATCTCCGGCATCAGGAGCGCCATGACCTTCCCCATATCCTTGAGGGAACTCGCGTGCGACACAGCAAGTGCCTCCTCTATCTTCTTTCGAAGCTCTTCAGGCGAGAGCGGCGGAGGCAGGTACGACTCGAGGATCTTTAGCTCGGCCTCCTCTTTTGCAGCCAGATCATCGCGGCCACCCTTTGTATACTGCTCGATGGCTTCTTTTCGGATCTTGCACGACGCGATGACTGCCTGGATGATTTCCGCGTCGTCCAGCTCTCCCCGCTTTTCTATTTCCCTATTCTTGATCAGCGCGCTGAGCAACCGAAGTACTGACGTTTTTAGCCGATTCCCACTCTTGAAGGCCGTTTTGAGGTCTTCGGCTAACTGTACCTTTAAGATGCTCACGTCCTACTCTACAGCGGAGCGGACACGCTTTATGGCCTTTTTTCTGGCGGCTATCGATTTTTTCTTACGGCGGACACTGGGCTTCTCGTAATGCTCACGCTTGCGGAGCTCCGACAGGACTCCAGTCTTCTCACACAGTTTCTTGAAACGGCGGAGAGCGACCTCGAACGGCTCGTTCTCCTTGACCGTCACACTCGCCATCCCCTTCACACCCCCTATCAATAGCGATGAAATAAGCTACGGTTTGACATACGGCTCTGCGGAATTCTGAGGCTACCGTTTATAATCGCATCGTTTGCCTATATATGTCAATGTTTTTACCGGAGCGGCTCCTTTGACTTTCGCTATTCTCGAACGATGGTCACTTTGATCATTTTCACGTCTTCGCGCGGTCGATCATTGCTGTCGCGGGGAACGTTGCTAATAGCGATGGCCACATCAAGACCTTCTACGATTTCACCGAAGACTGAGTGCTTACCGTCAAGAAACGGAGTGGGCGCAACGGTGAGAAAAAATTGACTCCCGTTGGTGCCGGGGCCCGCGTTAGCCATAGAAAGCATTCCTGGTTTAGCATGGTTGAGATCCTTATGAAACTCGTCGTCGAAACGATAGCCGGGGCCACCGCCGCCTGTACCCGTGGGGTCGCCACCTTGAATCATGAATTTGGGAATAACACGGTGAAAAATAAGCCCATCAAAGTAATGGGATTTCCCCTTTTTTCCAGTGTAAGGATCGGTCCATTCTCTCTTTCCCTCAGCGAGCTCGGTGAAATTGGCCACCGTCTTTGGGGCCTCTTTTTCGAACAATTTGATTTTGATTGTACCCTTTGTAGTTTCCATTATCGCGTATAACACTTTGCCTCCTTGTTTTTGTTCTGTTTTAGCGTAGCCGATTGTTGGAATTGCCAGACTCAATAGAATAGATGCGATGAATATGCGAACCATATTTTGCTCTCCTTTACTATTCTCAGCAGGGTGACCAACGTGCTTTGTAATAATTTGCTCGATCAACGGTGAGCCGTCTCTTGCCGGTGCCGTGGGCATTCATAATGAAAATATCAAAGCGGGTGTGGTCTTGCCAGGCAAAAGCTATCTTTTGCCATCCGAGGACCACGCAGGGCTCGCGTTGAATTTTCCAGCAAAGGCCAGGCGTTTTATGTCTGAATCGTGCTTCGCATTGTATTCCTCCTGTTAGAGTAGACGTTGTAGTGGTGGGTTACGGCGAGCGTCTGACCTCGAACTCGAACAGCAGCAGTTGCTCGGTTGGGCCGACATAGAAAGAGCCCACCTCGAGGATAACCATTTTGGCTGCTGGATCAGGTGGCGGAAAGATGAGTAAGCCCTCGCGGTCGAGCTTTGGAGGCACAACCAAGAGGCTGGTCAACACCGTCTCCTCCAGCGCTCGCAAGACCTTTGCAGACTCACCTTTGCCGGAAAAGAGGCTATGCAGCTCATCGTATGAGAACGCCGCCGAACGGCGGTCCTGCTGGTCCGTGAGCCACGCCTGGCCTGGGTCAAAAGTGACACGATCCCGGCCCACATTGCGGATTCGGAGGAGAAAGGCGAGAGGGCCCTTGGTCCCCTTTCCCTTTGAGGGTGTCTTAAACGGATTCAGCAGGGTTGGTCGCCTGGCGTAGTAGGCGTCAAGACCTTTCTCCGTCAGGGGCTCAGCGGTGACGGTCGCCCCGCCAAGAGTAGCAATCACCAAGTCACCCTGAGCCTGCAGAGTGGGTAGACGTTGCGGGCCAGGGCGAAGCATCGCCTCGCCGCTCGGACCTGACGTGCAGGCGGCGAGGGATATCACCATCAGGAGAGAAAAAAAACGGGCCAGAGGCCCGTTGAGGAGTAAGGGTTTCACGCGCGACCGTGCATTCGAACCGTTTTAGACCACAAGCGCTTGCAGGCGGGCAATGCGCTCTTCGATGGGCGGGTGGGTGGAAAAGAGTTTGAACAGCGCATTCCCCCGGATTGGATTTACAATGAACAGGTGCGAGGTGGCGGGGCTGGCCTCCAAAGGCAGACGGTTGGCTCCGACCTCAAGCTTTTGCAGGGCCGCGGCCAGCGCATACGGTTTGTGGGTCAGTCCGGCACCCGTCTCATCGGCTTGAAATTCCCGGGACCGTGAGATCGCCAACTGGATCAGGGTCGCTGCAATAGGGGCTAGAAGAGCCAGGAACAGGAATCCTATCGCGCCGCCCCCACGGTCTTCGTTATCGCGGCTGCCGCCCCCGCCAAAATACGGCATCCACATCGCCATCCGGGCCAGCATCATAATCACACCGGCGAGCGTTGCCGCGATCGTGCTGATCAGTGTATCGCGATTGCGCACGTGGGCCAACTCATGCGCCAGCACCCCCTCCAACTCCTCCTCATTCAGAACCCGCACGATCCCCTGGGTGGCGGCGACGGCCGCATGTTCAGGGTCTCGCCCGGTCGCAAAGGCGTTCAGGGCGTCGGTGGGAATGATGTAGAGACGGGGCATCGGCATGTGGGCTCTCATCGTCAGCCCCTGGACGATCCTGTGCAGTTCCGGCGCCTCAGCCTCGCTGACAGGCTGGGCCCTGTACATCGCCAGGACAATTCGATCCGAGAACCAATAGGCTCCGAAGTTCATCAGGAAGGCCATGACGAAGGCAATACTCATCCCTTGACTTCCGCCAAAGTAGCCTCCGATCAAAACCAGTAGGCCGGTCAGCAGCCCGAGCAGGGCTCCGGTTTTCAATGTGTTACTCATTGTGTATTCACCCTCCTTAATTCAACGCGGAAACACGATCGTTCCGCACTGCTATCGTATTCTTAGTATACGATAGTGCAGCACTTCCGGTGTGTCAAGGACAACCGGTTCAGGGGTGGACCCTGCGAAGAAGCCCGCGTCTTCTGATCGGTACAAGCCCCTCCTCCTCGCGACCTTCCCAGTGCTTCATTTCGGCATCGAATTGTTCGGCCATCGCCCGCAACAGTTCATTCATCTGACGCTGCATCCTTTCCATCCGGTCCCGCATGTTCAGGATGACCTCCACCCCAGCCAGATTGACACCGAGTTCCTTCGTCAGCCGCAGGATCAATTCGACCCGCTCCACATCCTCTTGCGAATAGACCCGCGTATTGCCTTCCGTGCGAGCCGGCCGAAGCAACCCTTCCCGCTCGTAGACCCGAAGGGTCTGCGGGTGGATATCGAACATCTCGGCTACGACGCTGATCGAATATCGACGCCGTCGCTGCCTCACCTTTGTCCCCCTTTCAGTTCTTTCGTTCCAACACCAAGAGGATGGTTACTGTCGGATTTCACGCCTTGGGTCCTCCGGATGCAGGCGTCCCAGCTCCCGGAACAGCTCTTGTGATCGCGCATCGAGGTTCCGCGGTAGAACAATCTTGATCGTGACGAACTGATCGCCACGCCCCGTCCCCTTCAGGTGGGGTACTCCCATATTGCGGAGTCGAAAGACCTGCCCGCTATTCGTCTCCGGGGGGATTCGCATCGAGGCCTTCCCGTCTACAGTAGGGACCTCGATCTTGGCCCCCAGGGCGGCCTCGGTCACGGTAATCGGCACCTCGCAGTAGATATTATCCCCCTTCCGTTCAAAAAAAGGATGAGGATGAACGCGGGTCACGATGTAGAGGTCCCCCGATGGACCCCCCGCCCGTCCCGCATGGCCTTTTCCGTGGACCCTGACGTTCGATCCATTTTCCACGCCTGGGGGGATCTTCACAGCGATTCGCTCGGCCTTGAGTACGGTCCCTGCTCCATGACAGGAGTTACAGCGGGAGGAGGGCAGCTTTCCGCTCCCCTTACACTGAGGGCAGGCCTGATGCCCCGCAAAGAGCCCAAGCTTCCCTCGCGCCCGTCCGCTGCCTTCACAGGCAGGACAGGTGTAAAACTGACCCCCCGTTCCCGTCCCCGCCCCCGTGCCCAAGCAGGAGGGACAAGGGACATGCCGCTGAAGGTTGATTTCAGTGGAGAGACCTCGAACTGCATCTTCGAATTTGAGGTCAATGGCGTAATGAAGATCTTCGCCCTTTGATGGTCCGGCCTGGGCCTCCTGCCCACGTCGGCTAAAAAGGTCAGAGAAGAGATCTTCGATCCCGCCTGGGCCCCCGAGGTCAAACCGGCTAAAGTCGAATCCGCCTTGGCCCCCTCCGGGCCGCTGTGTTGCCTCATGGCCTGCTCCGAATGGCTGATGCCCGAACTGGTCGTACTGCCGGCGCTTGGCCGGGTCGCTCAAGACTTCATGCGCTTCGGTAATCTCTTTGAACTTCGCCTCGGCCGCTTTGTTGTTGGGATTGACGTCAGGGTGGTGCTTCCTGGCCAGGCGCCGGTAGGCCTGCTTGATCTCTTTATCTGTTGCACCCCTGCGGACGCCAAGGACCTCGTAGTAGTCGCGCTTATTCATGCTTGCCATCAGGACCTCGGCCCGTGCTCTTCTAATAACAGACTCAACGAAAATGGGGGTTCAGGCGGAGCGCCAGCCCCTTCCGTGAACCCCCGCTCTCGCCACAATGGTTTCAATGCGTCGAAGCGATCATGCGCTCCTCGATTGGACACAACCTTCCACTGTCCGTCACTTCACATCAATCTTGACTTGCTTGGGCTTGGCCTCTTCCGCTTTCGGCATGGTGACCTCCAGCACACCGTCCTTGAACACCGCCCTGATCTTGTCCTGTTGGACGCCAGTGGGCAAGTTGAAGGCGCGCTGGAACGCCCCATATGAGCGTTCGATTCGGAGGTAATTCTCCTCCTTCACCTCCCGTTCGAACCTTCGTTCGCCCTTGAGCGTCAGGGTATTGTCCTCTACCTGGATGTCGATGTTGTCCCGACTCACCCCAGGCAGTTCCGCCTTCATGACGATGCTGTCAGAGGTCTCGAAGATATCCACGGCGGGTGACCACATGGAGGCCGTCAGCCCCTCCTCGTCATCCATACGGGTCCGGGACAGCGCCTGATCGAACAGGCGATTCATCCGCTCCTGAAGCGTCGTGACGTCGCGGAACGGATCCCATCGAACAATCGCCATCTACGTCACCTCCTTCCTTCGAAAATAGTGTTCAGCAATCAGTACTCAGCCGATAGCTTCCCATCTTATTTCTTGTCGCCTTTGCCGCCAAGGTCCTCAAACTCGGCATCGACCACTCCGCCCTCCGGCGCTCCCTGTGAAGGCTCACTGTGAGCCTGTCCACCGGCGTCAGTCTGTTTGTTTTGGGCCTGCTGATAAAGCAGCTCAGCAAGCCGGTGGGAGGCCTTGGTCAGCGAATCAAGCGCCTCGCGTTGTTTTCCCGCCTCTTCGCCCTTCAAGGCCTCCTTAGCCGCGTTGATGGCGGTCTCCAGGGCGCCCAACTCGGCGATCGGGAGTTTTTCACGATTCTCGCTCAGCATTTTCTCTGTCTGATAGCACATACTGTCGAGCTGGTTTCGGACCTCGATCTCCTCGCGCCGCGTCTTATCGTCCTCAGCGCACCGCTCGGAATCCTTGACCATTCGTTCGATCTCATCCTTGGTCAATCCGGAGCTGGCAGTGATCGTAATCTTCTGCTCCTTGCTGGTAGCAAGATCTTTAGCGGTGACATTCAAAATCCCGTTGGCGTCGATGTCGAAGGCGACCTCGATTTGCGGAATGCCGCGCGGCGCTGACGGGATTCCCACCAGGTGGAAACGGCCCAGCGTTCGGCTGTCCCTGGCCAGTTGTCGCTCTCCCTGGAGGACATGGATCTCTACACTGGTCTGGCTATCGGCCGCCGTCGTAAACAGTTCGCTCTTGCGGGTAGGGATGGTGGTATTCCGGTCGATCAACCGAGTCATGACCCCACCCAAGGTTTCGATTCCAAGCGACAGCGGTGTCACGTCCAGGAGGACCACATCTTTGACGTCACCGACCAATACACCGGCCTGGATCGCTGCGCCGACTGCAACCACCTCATCGGGATTGACCCCCTTATGCGGCTCTTTCCCAAAGAGTTCCCGCACAAGCGCTTGGACCTTCGGCATTCTGGTCTGACCGCCCACCAACACAACCTCATCGATGTTGCCTGGATCGAGACCGGCGTCCTTGAGCGCCTGACGGCAGGGCCCAAGAGACCGTTGAATCAGGTCCTCAACCAATTGCTCAAGCTTTGCCCGCGTGAGCTTGATGCTCAGATGTTTCGGACCGGAGGCGTCGGCCGTG
Proteins encoded in this window:
- the dnaG gene encoding DNA primase — encoded protein: MSGLISEEAVSQVLAGTDIVQLIGRYLPLKPAGRHYKALCPFHNEKTPSFTVNPERQIFHCFGCGEGGDAIGFLMKQEHLNFPEAIRSLADRAGISLPARLRAHAGSETGQSERARLGILEIHKTAADFFRHQLQHQTVGATARGYLKNRGIPDSTVEQFGLGYAAASWDGLLRHLVRKGFSKKQVEEAGLALPRKDGSGAYDRFRNRLMIPISDSTGQVIAFGGRVLDDSLPKYMNSPETPIYKKGAHLFGLHLAASAIRDRGSAVVVEGYFDLIALHVHGMQHTVAVLGTALTAQQIALLRRYASRAVLVFDPDPAGIAAARRCVESLLNSGLDWRVILLPDGEDPDRFLRNRGPSAFADALTQSKDLMEFLLDRKVSGFDLTSPEGQAEAVNAVLPLLGAVDNEITRQRYMEKLARRVSLSNDAIVRELNLHVKGHRRDTMPLTLQPKGLPSIEWKLVHLALHHSGAASRVRESVRPEELEDQTLRKIFQHAIMGPETGRRAISLTMVEPEAQRVLTRLLATDLGEYDGEEAIEQALSDYLTRITVRREREKGEQLRRQMEVAERAGDHATVAHLQAQFLALSRDRPHASGQYHRTSR
- a CDS encoding endonuclease MutS2 produces the protein MNQVDQHTLEVLEWPAIQARIAAKAGSPAGRELAQGIHPLPTLEEARKVRNEIEEFRALLAREAALPFDQLFDIRESVRRSRPEGTILTTLDLVRIATSLEAATTIRRAIARLKDLCPQLHTIASRLDGHPDLVEAIHAAIDAAGEVKDTASRRLSQLRLRLHELRNLIHARLQSLLTASSLQPYIAESLVTIRNERYVIPVKPNYRTVLKGVVQDRSISGATIFLEPQEIVELNNHLRLLQRSEEEEIRRVLAALTASLRSKADTVLSTMLLAAELDVRSAAAQFADTLHCAPVSLKDAGPLVLREARHPLLLEQMQAAGTSRTIPIDLRLGDGFDALLITGPNTGGKTVALKTAGLLSLMAQAGLHLPASPDSEIPFFSGVLADIGDEQSIEQSLSTFSSHIGQIRRILGATRPGTLVLLDELGAGTDPVEGACLGIAILEALLERGALIVSTTHLDAIKAYAYSHPRIENGCVEFDLDTLRPLYKLLIGLSGRSHGLAIAARVGLPPNVIQRAERLLGEGRDPLRLLLEQLETEQQRLAIEREALTHEAAETAKARNEAEERRASARAEAEQLYRLAVQQTEGAVADARAEIERLLREFRSAQARDQSVKEVRRHLVDLERQAKATLSDVIDSEPMTSGVGAASVHDGQEVVIKGIGQRGIVTGKPSPAGIVEIRLPLGKVRVPLEAVVSRSGSGKDTTSRPIRLSRTKEDVKSELNLIGCDATEAARRLDQYVGDAFVIGLPTVRIVHGKGSGILRKTVAELLQDHPLVESFRIADYREGGIGVTIVELYPHGASMSGAA
- a CDS encoding GatB/YqeY domain-containing protein, translating into MSILKVQLAEDLKTAFKSGNRLKTSVLRLLSALIKNREIEKRGELDDAEIIQAVIASCKIRKEAIEQYTKGGRDDLAAKEEAELKILESYLPPPLSPEELRKKIEEALAVSHASSLKDMGKVMALLMPEISGRADGKVASQMVKEALTHRE
- the rpsU gene encoding 30S ribosomal protein S21, which encodes MASVTVKENEPFEVALRRFKKLCEKTGVLSELRKREHYEKPSVRRKKKSIAARKKAIKRVRSAVE
- a CDS encoding peptidylprolyl isomerase, producing the protein METTKGTIKIKLFEKEAPKTVANFTELAEGKREWTDPYTGKKGKSHYFDGLIFHRVIPKFMIQGGDPTGTGGGGPGYRFDDEFHKDLNHAKPGMLSMANAGPGTNGSQFFLTVAPTPFLDGKHSVFGEIVEGLDVAIAISNVPRDSNDRPREDVKMIKVTIVRE
- the htpX gene encoding zinc metalloprotease HtpX, with amino-acid sequence MSNTLKTGALLGLLTGLLVLIGGYFGGSQGMSIAFVMAFLMNFGAYWFSDRIVLAMYRAQPVSEAEAPELHRIVQGLTMRAHMPMPRLYIIPTDALNAFATGRDPEHAAVAATQGIVRVLNEEELEGVLAHELAHVRNRDTLISTIAATLAGVIMMLARMAMWMPYFGGGGSRDNEDRGGGAIGFLFLALLAPIAATLIQLAISRSREFQADETGAGLTHKPYALAAALQKLEVGANRLPLEASPATSHLFIVNPIRGNALFKLFSTHPPIEERIARLQALVV
- a CDS encoding MerR family transcriptional regulator, coding for MRQRRRRYSISVVAEMFDIHPQTLRVYEREGLLRPARTEGNTRVYSQEDVERVELILRLTKELGVNLAGVEVILNMRDRMERMQRQMNELLRAMAEQFDAEMKHWEGREEEGLVPIRRRGLLRRVHP
- the dnaJ gene encoding molecular chaperone DnaJ, which produces MNKRDYYEVLGVRRGATDKEIKQAYRRLARKHHPDVNPNNKAAEAKFKEITEAHEVLSDPAKRRQYDQFGHQPFGAGHEATQRPGGGQGGFDFSRFDLGGPGGIEDLFSDLFSRRGQEAQAGPSKGEDLHYAIDLKFEDAVRGLSTEINLQRHVPCPSCLGTGAGTGTGGQFYTCPACEGSGRARGKLGLFAGHQACPQCKGSGKLPSSRCNSCHGAGTVLKAERIAVKIPPGVENGSNVRVHGKGHAGRAGGPSGDLYIVTRVHPHPFFERKGDNIYCEVPITVTEAALGAKIEVPTVDGKASMRIPPETNSGQVFRLRNMGVPHLKGTGRGDQFVTIKIVLPRNLDARSQELFRELGRLHPEDPRREIRQ
- a CDS encoding Hsp20/alpha crystallin family protein → MAIVRWDPFRDVTTLQERMNRLFDQALSRTRMDDEEGLTASMWSPAVDIFETSDSIVMKAELPGVSRDNIDIQVEDNTLTLKGERRFEREVKEENYLRIERSYGAFQRAFNLPTGVQQDKIRAVFKDGVLEVTMPKAEEAKPKQVKIDVK
- the dnaK gene encoding molecular chaperone DnaK, with amino-acid sequence MPKVLGIDLGTTNSVMAIMEAGDPVVVPNAEGGRLTPSVVAFSKEGERLVGQVAKRQATTNPENTIFSIKRFMGRRHDEVSQEIKLVPYKVARASNGDACVEVRGKGYSPPEISAMILQKMKTDAEAYLGEKITQAVITVPAYFNDSQRQATKDAGKIAGLEVLRIVNEPTAAALAYGLDKKKDEKIAVYDLGGGTFDISILELGEGVFEVKSTNGDTHLGGDDFDERIISWLVDEFKKDQGIDLRKDRMALQRLKEAAEKAKCELSTVLETEINLPFITADASGPKHLSIKLTRAKLEQLVEDLIQRSLGPCRQALKDAGLDPGNIDEVVLVGGQTRMPKVQALVRELFGKEPHKGVNPDEVVAVGAAIQAGVLVGDVKDVVLLDVTPLSLGIETLGGVMTRLIDRNTTIPTRKSELFTTAADSQTSVEIHVLQGERQLARDSRTLGRFHLVGIPSAPRGIPQIEVAFDIDANGILNVTAKDLATSKEQKITITASSGLTKDEIERMVKDSERCAEDDKTRREEIEVRNQLDSMCYQTEKMLSENREKLPIAELGALETAINAAKEALKGEEAGKQREALDSLTKASHRLAELLYQQAQNKQTDAGGQAHSEPSQGAPEGGVVDAEFEDLGGKGDKK